From the Vibrio metoecus genome, one window contains:
- a CDS encoding peptidylprolyl isomerase, translating into MAKSWLLAATALLSSCVWAGPKVAVETSLGNFTIELNQEKAPISVANFLRYVDDGSYVGSQFHRVIPGFMAQGGGFDASMNQLQTYAPIENEASNGLRNDTATIAMARTQNPNSATRQFYINLVDNDFLNYAAQPPGYAVFGQVIEGFDVVEKMALQPTKNQGRMQNVPVTPIVINKVTRLP; encoded by the coding sequence ATGGCTAAATCATGGCTGTTGGCCGCTACCGCACTGCTGAGCAGCTGTGTATGGGCGGGTCCCAAAGTTGCGGTGGAAACCTCGCTTGGTAACTTCACCATCGAACTGAACCAAGAAAAGGCGCCGATTTCAGTCGCCAACTTTTTGCGTTATGTCGATGACGGTAGCTATGTAGGTAGCCAATTTCATCGGGTAATCCCGGGCTTTATGGCGCAAGGTGGTGGCTTTGATGCAAGTATGAATCAGCTGCAAACCTATGCACCGATTGAAAATGAAGCCAGTAATGGTCTGCGTAATGATACCGCGACGATTGCTATGGCTCGCACTCAAAACCCCAACTCGGCGACTCGTCAGTTTTACATCAACTTGGTGGATAATGACTTCTTGAACTATGCAGCACAACCTCCGGGTTATGCCGTGTTTGGTCAGGTCATTGAAGGGTTTGATGTGGTTGAAAAGATGGCTCTGCAACCGACCAAAAATCAAGGCCGGATGCAAAACGTTCCCGTGACACCTATCGTGATCAATAAAGTCACTCGTCTGCCTTAA
- the csdA gene encoding cysteine desulfurase CsdA codes for MLNLDAIRAQFPALQQTVNGNPLIYLDSAATTQKPQCVIDTISHYYSQHNANVHRGSHSLTAQATSQFEAAREQVAQFIGAPSSKNIIWTRGATEALNLIAQSYARSTLQAGDEILVSETEHHANIVPWQMVAEQTGAKVVKIPMTPNGEFGLEAFQQMLSPRCKIVALAHVTNVTGTRQPIEAVIQAAHQQGAIVVVDGAQGIVHETVDVHVLDADFYVFSGHKLYAPTGIGVLYGKTELLETMPPWHGGGKMVEKVSFDGTTFAGLPGKFEAGTPNVAGAIALSTAIAWYQNLGREAVEAHLHQLQQQAYQVISQIDEIRVLGYQPKASVLSLVMDGVHHQDLATLLDQQGIAVRAGHHCAHPLMDAFGVKGTVRISFGVYNTAEEVERLLAAIHKAVDLL; via the coding sequence ATGCTCAATCTTGATGCAATCCGCGCGCAATTTCCGGCGCTGCAACAAACCGTCAACGGCAACCCACTTATCTATCTCGACAGTGCTGCCACTACACAAAAACCGCAGTGTGTGATTGATACCATCAGCCACTACTACAGCCAGCACAATGCTAATGTGCATCGCGGTAGCCACAGTTTGACGGCGCAAGCCACCAGCCAATTTGAAGCAGCGCGTGAACAAGTCGCACAGTTTATCGGTGCGCCAAGCAGCAAAAATATTATCTGGACGCGTGGCGCCACCGAAGCACTCAACCTCATCGCGCAGAGTTATGCCCGCAGCACATTGCAAGCTGGCGATGAGATTTTGGTCAGTGAAACTGAACACCACGCCAATATCGTGCCGTGGCAAATGGTTGCTGAGCAAACGGGGGCGAAAGTAGTCAAAATCCCAATGACGCCTAACGGTGAATTTGGTCTTGAAGCCTTTCAGCAAATGCTGTCACCGCGCTGCAAAATCGTTGCTCTCGCTCATGTCACTAATGTCACGGGAACTCGTCAGCCGATTGAAGCGGTGATCCAAGCCGCGCATCAGCAAGGTGCGATTGTGGTGGTGGATGGTGCCCAAGGCATAGTTCATGAAACCGTGGATGTTCACGTTCTGGATGCAGATTTCTATGTTTTTTCCGGCCATAAGCTGTATGCGCCAACGGGCATTGGGGTGCTGTATGGAAAAACTGAGCTTTTAGAAACCATGCCACCTTGGCATGGCGGCGGCAAGATGGTCGAAAAAGTCTCGTTTGATGGTACTACGTTTGCTGGCCTACCTGGCAAATTTGAAGCAGGCACACCAAATGTGGCAGGTGCGATTGCCCTGTCTACAGCGATTGCTTGGTATCAGAATCTTGGTCGTGAAGCCGTTGAAGCACACTTACATCAACTGCAACAGCAGGCTTACCAAGTTATCTCGCAAATCGATGAAATTCGCGTGCTCGGTTATCAACCCAAGGCCAGTGTGCTGAGCTTAGTGATGGATGGTGTACATCATCAAGACCTCGCTACCTTGCTCGATCAACAAGGGATTGCTGTTCGTGCGGGGCACCATTGTGCTCATCCTTTGATGGATGCGTTTGGCGTAAAAGGAACGGTGCGAATTTCTTTCGGAGTGTACAACACCGCAGAAGAGGTGGAACGCTTGCTCGCAGCCATCCATAAAGCAGTCGATTTGCTGTAA
- a CDS encoding DJ-1 family glyoxalase III — MSKRILVPVANGSEEMESVIIVDTLVRAGFQVTMAAVGEDLQVQGSRGVWLTAQQTLDALSAEDFDALVLPGGVGGAQAFASSEYLLTLLDAFQQQGKLVAAICATPALVFAKQQKFVGARMTCHPNFFDHIPSERLSRQRVCYYATQHLLTSQGPGTALEFALAIIALLAGAELAQQVAAPMALHPQQLTELSGFIDAQS, encoded by the coding sequence ATGAGCAAACGAATTCTAGTCCCCGTTGCCAACGGCAGCGAGGAAATGGAGAGTGTCATTATTGTTGATACTTTGGTGCGGGCTGGCTTTCAAGTCACAATGGCGGCTGTCGGCGAAGATTTGCAAGTACAAGGCTCACGCGGCGTATGGCTGACAGCACAGCAAACACTGGATGCCCTCTCTGCGGAAGATTTTGATGCGCTGGTTTTGCCCGGTGGAGTGGGTGGTGCACAAGCCTTTGCCAGTAGTGAATACCTACTCACTTTACTGGATGCCTTCCAGCAACAGGGCAAGTTGGTTGCGGCGATCTGCGCCACGCCAGCACTGGTTTTCGCCAAACAGCAAAAATTTGTCGGCGCACGCATGACTTGTCACCCCAACTTTTTTGACCATATTCCCTCAGAGCGTCTGAGTCGTCAGCGCGTCTGTTACTATGCCACGCAACATTTGCTCACCAGCCAAGGGCCGGGCACCGCGCTGGAGTTTGCTCTGGCAATCATTGCTCTGCTCGCTGGTGCGGAATTGGCTCAACAAGTCGCGGCCCCAATGGCACTTCATCCTCAACAACTGACTGAACTTTCAGGTTTTATTGATGCTCAATCTTGA
- a CDS encoding YajG family lipoprotein gives MKKLVLAASIALLTACSAPQQTQINVTPQATLSHNAIVKNSSFSLVSKDVRSAQYVALVDSGRNNIEPIHPRQNVRITLENALAEQFGSQGFRLSVNSENTITLEIQELLVSVKHSIMENQMDGSVTLEVTAETPKGKLVKSYNGTAKRTGMLSASNDEIEMVLNDVINIVLKEIANDTELQSYMQERFNG, from the coding sequence ATGAAAAAACTGGTTCTTGCGGCTTCAATCGCTTTACTTACCGCTTGTTCTGCTCCTCAGCAGACCCAAATCAACGTTACACCTCAAGCAACGTTAAGTCATAACGCGATTGTGAAAAACAGCAGTTTTTCTCTTGTCAGTAAAGACGTGCGCTCGGCGCAGTACGTGGCATTGGTGGACAGTGGCCGTAACAATATCGAGCCTATCCATCCGCGCCAAAACGTTCGCATTACTCTAGAGAATGCGTTGGCTGAACAGTTTGGTTCGCAAGGTTTCCGCCTCAGCGTTAATAGTGAAAATACTATCACTCTCGAAATCCAAGAGTTGTTGGTTTCAGTGAAGCACTCGATCATGGAAAACCAAATGGATGGCAGCGTTACACTGGAAGTGACGGCTGAAACCCCAAAAGGCAAGCTAGTAAAGAGTTACAACGGCACGGCTAAGCGTACTGGCATGCTAAGCGCTTCAAATGATGAGATCGAAATGGTCCTCAATGATGTGATTAATATCGTACTCAAAGAGATTGCCAACGATACCGAACTGCAAAGCTATATGCAGGAGCGTTTCAATGGCTAA
- a CDS encoding LON peptidase substrate-binding domain-containing protein — MEEIMLFPLSSVVLPEGKMKLRIFEPRYQRMVAQCSKTGSGFGLCLFDSKSNKNANELSKFGTLVKIVDFETLSDGLLGITVVGMRRFVIRKVRVEYDGLRIATVQWLPDWPSQELLARERFLGEQLQEVYRQFPQIGELHSLCFFDDASWVCQRWLELLPLSNDQFDVLVGQTDCHAALAFLQRTIESYLDT; from the coding sequence ATGGAAGAGATAATGTTGTTTCCACTTAGCTCCGTCGTACTTCCTGAAGGGAAAATGAAGCTGCGTATATTTGAGCCCCGCTACCAGCGTATGGTGGCTCAATGCAGTAAAACGGGTAGTGGATTTGGCCTTTGCTTGTTCGATAGCAAGTCGAATAAAAATGCAAACGAATTATCTAAATTTGGGACTTTAGTCAAAATCGTTGATTTTGAAACGTTAAGCGATGGTCTGCTGGGTATCACCGTGGTTGGTATGCGTCGCTTTGTGATTCGTAAAGTTCGGGTTGAGTATGATGGCTTACGCATCGCAACGGTGCAGTGGTTGCCTGATTGGCCTAGTCAGGAGTTGTTAGCGAGGGAGCGTTTTTTAGGTGAACAACTGCAAGAAGTGTATCGACAGTTTCCACAAATCGGAGAACTACACAGCTTGTGTTTTTTTGATGATGCGAGTTGGGTCTGTCAACGTTGGCTTGAGCTGCTACCTTTAAGTAACGATCAATTTGATGTATTAGTGGGACAAACAGATTGCCATGCGGCCTTGGCTTTTTTGCAACGCACCATCGAATCGTATTTGGATACTTGA
- a CDS encoding AmpG family muropeptide MFS transporter: MLGCASGFPWVLIGSNMTGWLKDAGLSRTAIGYFGSIFTVYAINFLWAPLVDRVKLPILHSMLGQRRSWILFCQCIILIGTLLIAGINPANNLMLTSLFALGIAIASATQDVAIDAFRIDSFSKSESSKLPQASAMAVIGWSTGYSLPGYFAFVNADSMGWNGVYYVMAGVVGLLMLFTLLVGEPHTQRDQLQQLAEERHQQIVSNRILSWLTVTVFEPFIDFFRRNGFRVALTLLLFVFLFKIGEAFLGRMSIAFYKEIGFSNEQIGYYSKLLGWGITILFTLLGSLVNIKFGIVRGLMIGGIAMASSNLMFAWIAKVGPNEHLFLATLVVDNFTSAFSTVAFVSFLTLMTGQAFSATQYALLASLGNLGRTTIASFSGELADYLNDWSLFFILTAVMVIPSLVMLYSLRHDFSLMLEKAKQHKEDPTPEDNIVQ, from the coding sequence ATGCTGGGTTGTGCCAGCGGCTTCCCATGGGTATTGATTGGTTCCAACATGACAGGCTGGTTGAAAGATGCCGGACTCAGTCGTACTGCCATCGGTTATTTCGGCAGTATATTTACGGTGTACGCAATTAACTTTCTCTGGGCTCCACTGGTCGATAGAGTCAAGTTACCCATCCTACACTCGATGCTTGGTCAGCGCCGAAGCTGGATTTTGTTTTGCCAATGCATCATTTTAATAGGTACTTTGCTGATCGCAGGCATTAACCCAGCCAACAATCTCATGCTCACCTCACTGTTCGCTTTGGGGATTGCCATTGCTTCAGCCACGCAAGATGTGGCAATCGATGCTTTCCGAATTGATTCCTTCTCAAAAAGCGAATCGAGCAAGCTCCCCCAAGCCTCTGCAATGGCGGTGATCGGTTGGTCAACAGGGTACTCTCTGCCAGGCTATTTTGCGTTCGTGAATGCCGACAGCATGGGTTGGAATGGGGTTTACTACGTTATGGCGGGAGTGGTTGGCTTATTGATGCTGTTTACTTTGCTAGTCGGTGAGCCACACACTCAGCGAGATCAATTACAGCAACTTGCCGAAGAACGTCACCAACAGATCGTCAGCAATCGAATACTCAGTTGGTTGACCGTCACGGTATTCGAGCCGTTTATCGATTTTTTCCGGCGTAATGGTTTTCGCGTTGCACTGACACTACTGCTGTTCGTGTTCCTGTTCAAAATCGGTGAAGCTTTCTTGGGTCGTATGTCGATCGCCTTTTACAAGGAAATCGGTTTTAGCAACGAACAAATCGGCTACTACTCTAAGCTACTCGGTTGGGGGATCACCATTTTGTTCACCTTGCTTGGTAGCCTAGTCAATATCAAGTTCGGTATTGTGCGTGGTTTAATGATTGGCGGCATAGCCATGGCGTCGAGTAACTTGATGTTTGCATGGATCGCCAAAGTGGGTCCCAATGAACACCTGTTTTTAGCTACGTTGGTCGTCGATAACTTTACTTCGGCCTTTTCCACTGTGGCTTTTGTGTCGTTCCTGACCTTAATGACAGGACAAGCATTTTCAGCAACCCAATATGCTTTGCTTGCCTCGCTAGGTAACTTAGGTAGGACGACGATCGCTTCATTTAGTGGAGAATTAGCGGATTACCTTAATGATTGGTCACTGTTCTTTATTTTGACCGCGGTAATGGTGATCCCGAGCTTGGTCATGCTTTACTCACTGCGCCATGACTTTAGCTTGATGTTGGAAAAAGCCAAACAGCATAAGGAAGATCCAACACCCGAAGATAACATCGTCCAATAG
- a CDS encoding methyltransferase, with protein sequence MKTELTLLEQTLTLHRFPKRNNETLQAWDAGDEYLIQHVAELKLPDHRHVVVINDHFGALSCWFARQHKVSMMSDSYIAHQATQANLQQNHCPSVTMLTTMDPIPSDADLVLLQLPKSNRHLVWILTQLRKSLPANVPIIAVNKAKEIHTSTLSLFEKYLGTTTTSLAWKKHRLVFSSATVTPVVEVSQDCCWKVEPYAITLTNLPNVYSGESLDLGARFMLEHLPSDPALEDFIDLGCGNGVLSVRLGQLNPQASITCVDESFMAITSAQKNLTDNLGERNVHCVTNNCLDQFPAQSSSMIVCNPPFHQQQTITDHIAWQMFCDSKHVLKKGGKLWVIGNRHLGYDVKLARLFGKSHVRVIANNSKFVILQAIKS encoded by the coding sequence ATGAAAACTGAGCTTACCTTGCTTGAGCAAACGCTCACTCTTCATCGTTTCCCTAAACGCAATAATGAAACCCTGCAAGCTTGGGACGCTGGCGATGAGTACCTCATTCAGCATGTCGCTGAACTCAAACTGCCTGATCATCGTCATGTGGTGGTGATCAACGACCATTTCGGGGCGTTGAGTTGTTGGTTTGCAAGGCAACATAAAGTCAGCATGATGAGTGACTCTTATATTGCCCATCAAGCCACTCAAGCTAACTTGCAACAAAACCATTGCCCCTCGGTGACGATGCTCACCACGATGGATCCAATTCCAAGTGATGCGGATCTCGTGTTATTGCAATTGCCTAAAAGTAATCGTCATTTGGTTTGGATACTAACTCAACTGCGTAAAAGCTTACCCGCCAATGTCCCAATCATTGCCGTCAATAAAGCAAAGGAAATCCACACTTCCACTCTGAGCTTATTTGAAAAATACTTAGGTACTACAACAACTTCATTAGCTTGGAAAAAACATCGTTTAGTCTTCAGCTCTGCAACCGTTACCCCTGTGGTTGAGGTCAGTCAGGATTGTTGTTGGAAGGTCGAGCCTTATGCTATCACTCTCACCAATCTACCGAATGTGTACTCTGGTGAAAGTTTAGATCTGGGTGCCAGATTTATGCTTGAGCATTTACCGTCCGATCCCGCTCTAGAGGATTTTATTGACTTGGGTTGTGGAAATGGCGTGCTTTCCGTTCGTCTGGGGCAATTAAATCCTCAAGCGTCGATCACATGCGTAGACGAAAGTTTTATGGCGATCACCTCGGCTCAAAAAAACCTAACCGATAATCTCGGTGAACGGAACGTCCATTGTGTGACAAACAATTGTTTAGACCAATTTCCTGCACAAAGCAGTTCGATGATTGTATGTAACCCGCCTTTCCATCAACAACAGACCATTACAGATCACATTGCTTGGCAGATGTTCTGTGACTCAAAGCATGTTCTGAAAAAAGGTGGGAAATTATGGGTGATCGGCAATCGCCACCTCGGCTACGATGTAAAACTGGCAAGATTGTTTGGCAAAAGCCATGTTAGAGTGATCGCCAACAACAGTAAATTTGTTATCTTACAAGCTATTAAATCTTGA
- a CDS encoding RNA polymerase sigma factor, which yields MFNPSPHTFGRQEWLDCMEKVKSRDKQAFALVFSYYSPKLKQFVMKHVGSEQVALELVQETMATVWQKASLFDGQKSSLATWIYTIARNLSYDLLRRQKGRDPYVLADDIWPDEYCPPDLVDYYAPEQDLLKEQVRKFLDRLPESQQQVIKAVYLEEIPQQDVADMLDIPLGTVKSRLRLAVEKLRLSMDAESV from the coding sequence ATGTTTAATCCATCACCTCATACGTTTGGTCGCCAAGAGTGGCTCGACTGTATGGAAAAGGTCAAAAGCAGAGATAAGCAGGCGTTTGCTCTGGTTTTTAGCTATTACTCGCCCAAACTGAAGCAGTTTGTGATGAAGCATGTCGGGAGTGAACAGGTGGCGCTGGAGTTGGTTCAAGAGACCATGGCCACGGTTTGGCAAAAAGCGAGTTTATTTGATGGGCAGAAAAGCTCGTTAGCGACTTGGATTTACACTATCGCACGTAATTTGAGCTATGACTTATTGCGGCGCCAAAAAGGGCGTGATCCCTATGTGCTTGCCGATGATATCTGGCCTGACGAATATTGTCCTCCCGATTTAGTTGACTACTACGCCCCGGAGCAAGATCTTCTCAAAGAACAAGTTAGGAAGTTTCTTGACCGATTGCCCGAATCTCAGCAGCAGGTGATCAAAGCGGTTTATTTAGAGGAAATACCACAACAGGATGTGGCCGATATGCTTGATATACCGTTGGGCACGGTGAAGTCACGTCTACGCCTTGCGGTCGAAAAGTTAAGATTATCAATGGATGCGGAGTCTGTATGA
- a CDS encoding outer membrane protein OmpK: MRKSLLALSLLAATSAPVLAADYSDGDIHKNDYKWMQFNLMGAINEKGYSESTHDYLEMEFGGRSGIFDLYGYVDVFNLTSDKGSDKNGAEKIFMKFAPRMSLDALTGTDLSFGPVQELYVATLMEWGGGGATNCDDKGYCVPGKPGVNTQKVGLGSDVMVPWFGKVGLNLYGTYDSNEKDWNGFQISTNWFKPFYFFENGSFISYQGYIDYQFGMKDDISGKTSNGGAMFNGLYWHSDRFAVGYGMKLYNNVYGFKDGEALPWGHTPESSGVGHYVAVTYKF, encoded by the coding sequence ATGCGTAAATCACTTCTTGCTTTAAGCCTATTGGCCGCAACTTCAGCACCTGTTCTGGCCGCTGACTACTCAGATGGCGATATCCACAAAAACGATTACAAGTGGATGCAATTTAACCTGATGGGTGCAATCAATGAGAAAGGCTACTCAGAGTCAACTCATGATTACCTAGAAATGGAATTTGGCGGTCGCTCAGGCATTTTTGACCTATACGGTTACGTTGACGTGTTCAACTTGACCTCAGATAAAGGCAGCGACAAAAACGGCGCAGAAAAAATCTTCATGAAGTTTGCTCCACGTATGTCTCTGGATGCATTGACTGGTACAGACCTGTCATTCGGCCCAGTACAAGAACTGTACGTAGCAACTCTGATGGAATGGGGCGGCGGCGGTGCAACGAACTGTGATGATAAAGGTTATTGTGTACCAGGAAAACCTGGCGTTAACACTCAAAAAGTCGGTCTGGGTTCAGACGTAATGGTTCCATGGTTTGGCAAAGTTGGCCTAAACCTATACGGAACTTACGATTCAAATGAAAAAGACTGGAACGGTTTCCAAATCTCTACTAACTGGTTCAAACCTTTCTACTTCTTCGAGAACGGTTCATTCATCTCTTACCAAGGTTACATCGATTACCAATTTGGTATGAAAGATGACATCTCAGGCAAAACGTCAAACGGCGGTGCGATGTTTAACGGACTCTACTGGCACTCAGACCGCTTCGCGGTGGGTTACGGTATGAAACTGTACAATAACGTATACGGCTTCAAAGATGGCGAAGCTCTGCCATGGGGCCACACTCCTGAATCATCAGGCGTTGGTCACTACGTAGCAGTAACTTACAAGTTCTAA
- a CDS encoding ChrR family anti-sigma-E factor, which produces MSYHPDYALLANYVEGELDCAHGLTITAHLEICPHCRDIVHEIEGELGERLNQQSAQAVVLPAEADWQHMFDSIVALPQHPAAPITVKTCPTLVKVNGKQIAIPKALARLVKQEQAWRSYGGKVFSLPLRSEENVRMNLMYISQGVSIPQHTHKGFESTLVLHGGFSDENGHYEVGDFIQHDGQVCHSPRTPQGQDCLCLTVLTEPMVFTQGVARIFNLFGKGLYP; this is translated from the coding sequence ATGAGTTATCACCCGGATTATGCTTTGCTCGCCAATTACGTTGAGGGCGAATTAGATTGTGCGCATGGTCTTACCATTACTGCTCATTTAGAGATCTGCCCACATTGCCGCGATATCGTGCATGAAATTGAAGGCGAATTGGGTGAGCGACTCAATCAGCAATCGGCACAGGCCGTAGTTTTGCCTGCAGAAGCTGATTGGCAACATATGTTTGATTCGATCGTGGCGTTACCTCAACACCCAGCTGCACCGATAACCGTAAAAACGTGCCCAACCTTGGTAAAGGTCAACGGTAAGCAGATCGCTATTCCCAAGGCGCTGGCTCGCCTTGTCAAACAAGAACAAGCGTGGCGCAGTTATGGCGGCAAAGTGTTTAGTTTACCTTTGCGATCAGAAGAAAATGTACGAATGAATCTGATGTATATCAGCCAAGGTGTTTCGATTCCCCAACATACTCATAAGGGATTTGAGTCAACCTTGGTGCTGCATGGTGGATTCAGTGATGAAAACGGTCATTATGAAGTGGGTGACTTCATTCAGCATGACGGGCAAGTTTGCCATTCGCCTCGTACGCCGCAAGGGCAAGATTGTCTCTGTTTAACGGTACTGACGGAGCCAATGGTGTTTACCCAAGGGGTAGCGCGGATCTTTAACCTGTTTGGTAAAGGGCTCTATCCCTAA
- a CDS encoding BolA family protein, translating into MIQDVIEMKLRSELQPDFFKVINESDMHNVPRGSESHFKVTIVSDRFTGLRPVARHRLVNQTLADELANHIHALAIHTYTREEWQQMNEEIPESPMCLGGSRKSAQ; encoded by the coding sequence ATGATTCAAGATGTTATTGAAATGAAGTTGCGTAGCGAGCTACAGCCGGATTTTTTTAAAGTCATTAATGAAAGCGATATGCATAATGTGCCGAGAGGCTCGGAAAGCCATTTTAAAGTCACTATCGTTAGTGACCGCTTCACTGGGCTGCGACCGGTTGCACGTCATCGTTTAGTTAATCAAACCTTGGCTGACGAATTAGCTAACCATATTCACGCTTTGGCTATCCATACCTATACTCGTGAAGAGTGGCAACAGATGAATGAAGAGATCCCAGAAAGCCCAATGTGCTTGGGTGGGTCACGAAAAAGCGCTCAATAA
- the panE gene encoding 2-dehydropantoate 2-reductase encodes MNIVVLGPGAVGSLWALHLHRAGHQVALWSRQSQPTLELQLDNGELVLFNNQNLEILANADLLLITVKAWQVEAALLPLLPHLNRDTILLFMHNGMGAVEAISESLASFPVLLATTTHGALKTTVNQVHHTGLGQTQVGPFNALGARCDFIADVFNHALAPVTWSPDIQHALWHKLAVNCAINPLTAINQCSNGAIDAPEFAPTIAAILDEITAVMRAEAVNSDETKLRDLVYQVIRATAANRSSMHQDVFHQRPTEIDFITGYVVRKGEQHGVATPVNSELYQQIKTLEQSWRKA; translated from the coding sequence ATGAACATTGTTGTGCTTGGCCCTGGTGCGGTCGGTTCTTTGTGGGCACTGCATCTGCATCGTGCTGGTCACCAAGTGGCACTATGGAGCCGTCAATCTCAGCCAACATTAGAGCTGCAGCTAGACAATGGCGAGCTTGTACTGTTCAACAATCAAAATTTAGAGATTCTAGCCAACGCCGATTTACTGCTGATCACCGTCAAAGCTTGGCAAGTGGAAGCGGCATTGTTGCCTCTGCTACCTCATCTGAATCGCGATACTATTTTGTTATTTATGCACAACGGTATGGGCGCAGTCGAAGCCATAAGCGAATCTTTGGCCAGCTTTCCAGTGCTGCTTGCCACCACAACCCACGGTGCACTCAAAACCACCGTCAACCAAGTTCACCACACTGGCTTAGGCCAAACCCAAGTGGGTCCTTTTAATGCTCTCGGTGCACGTTGTGACTTTATCGCAGACGTTTTTAATCACGCACTGGCTCCAGTGACATGGAGTCCAGACATCCAACACGCTCTGTGGCATAAACTGGCCGTGAATTGCGCGATTAATCCGCTCACGGCGATTAATCAATGCTCAAACGGTGCAATAGATGCACCTGAATTTGCGCCGACCATCGCCGCTATTTTAGATGAGATTACAGCCGTTATGCGGGCAGAAGCAGTGAACAGTGATGAAACCAAACTGCGTGATTTGGTTTATCAAGTCATCCGAGCGACTGCGGCTAATCGCTCCTCGATGCATCAAGATGTTTTCCACCAACGGCCAACCGAGATAGACTTTATTACCGGTTACGTAGTACGTAAAGGCGAACAGCATGGCGTTGCAACTCCAGTAAACAGCGAGTTATATCAACAAATCAAAACCTTAGAGCAGAGTTGGAGAAAGGCATGA